A genomic window from Castor canadensis chromosome 18, mCasCan1.hap1v2, whole genome shotgun sequence includes:
- the Tmem233 gene encoding transmembrane protein 233: protein MSRQPKPQNARTVRSFSLPVQPTLPMSQYAPSSDFKGPLESSSPEANTEDDKTEEDMPMPKNYLWLTIVSCFCPAYPINIVALVFSIMSLNSYNDGDYEGAKRLGRNAKWVAIASIIIGLLIIGISCAVHFTRNS, encoded by the exons ATGAGCCGGCAACCAAAGCCCCAGAACGCGCGAACCGTGcgctccttctccctcccagtgCAGCCGACTTTGCCCATGTCTCAGTACGCTCCAAGCTCGGACTTCAAGGGACCTTTGGAGAGCAGCAGTCCCGAGGCCAACACTGAAGATGACAAGACCGAGGAGGACATGCCTATGCCTAAGAACTACCTGTGGCTCACCATCGTCTCGTGTTTTTGTCCCGCGTACCCCATCAACATCGTAGCTTTGGTCTTCTCCATCATG TCTCTGAACAGCTACAATGATGGAGACTACGAAGGAGCCAAGCGACTGGGGCGGAATGCCAAGTGGGTGGCCATCGCTTCCATCATCATTGGCCTTCTTATCATCGGCATTTCTTGTGCAGTGCACTTCACAAGGAA